A part of Saimiri boliviensis isolate mSaiBol1 chromosome 13, mSaiBol1.pri, whole genome shotgun sequence genomic DNA contains:
- the FGFR1 gene encoding fibroblast growth factor receptor 1 isoform X5 has translation MWSWKCLLFWAVLVTATLCTARPAPTLSEQDALPSSEDDDDDDDSSSEEKETDNTKPNRMPVAPYWTSPEKMEKKLHAVPAAKTVKFKCPSSGTPNPTLRWLKNGKEFKPDHRIGGYKVRYATWSIIMDSVVPSDKGNYTCIVENEYGSINHTYQLDVVERSPHRPILQAGLPANKTVALGSNVEFMCKVYSDPQPHIQWLKHIEVNGSKIGPDNLPYVQILKTAGVNTTDKEMEVLHLRNVSFEDAGEYTCLAGNSIGLSHHSAWLTVLEALEERPAVITSPLYLEIIIYCTGAFLISCMVGSVIVYKMKSGTKKSDFHSQMAVHKLAKSIPLRRQVTVSADSSASMNSGVLLVRPSRLSSSGTPMLAGVSEYELPEDPRWELPRDRLVLGKPLGEGCFGQVVLAEAIGLDKDKPNRVTKVAVKMLKSDATEKDLSDLISEMEMMKMIGKHKNIINLLGACTQDGPLYVIVEYASKGNLREYLQARRPPGLEYCYNPSHNPEEQLSSKDLVSCAYQVARGMEYLASKKCIHRDLAARNVLVTEDNVMKIADFGLARDIHHIDYYKKTTNGRLPVKWMAPEALFDRIYTHQSDVWSFGVLLWEIFTLGGSPYPGVPVEELFKLLKEGHRMDKPSNCTNELYMMMRDCWHAVPSQRPTFKQLVEDLDRIVALTSNQEYLDLSMPLDQYSPSFPDTRSSTCSSGEDSVFSHEPLPEEPCLPRHPAQLANGGLKRR, from the exons ATGCTCTCCCCTCCTCGGaggacgatgatgatgatgatgactcctcttcagaggagaaagagacagataaCACCAAACCAAACCGTATGC CTGTAGCTCCATATTGGACATCCCcagaaaagatggaaaagaaattgCATGCGGTGCCAGCTGCCAAGACAGTGAAGTTCAAATGCCCTTCCAGTGGGACCCCAAACCCCACACTGCGCTGGTTGAAAAATGGCAAAGAATTCAAACCTGACCACAGGATTGGAGGCTAcaag GTCCGTTATGCCACCTGGAGCATCATAATGGACTCCGTGGTGCCCTCTGACAAGGGCAACTACACTTGCATCGTGGAGAATGAGTACGGCAGCATCAACCACACCTACCAGCTGGACGTCGTGG AGCGGTCCCCTCACCGGCCCATCCTGCAAGCAGGGTTGCCCGCCAACAAGACAGTGGCCCTGGGTAGCAACGTGGAGTTCATGTGTAAGGTGTACAGTGACCCACAACCACACATCCAGTGGCTAAAGCACATCGAGGTGAACGGGAGCAAGATTGGTCCAGACAACCTGCCTTATGTCCAGATCTTGAAG ACTGCTGGAGTGAATACCACTGACAAAGAGATGGAGGTGCTTCACTTAAGAAATGTCTCCTTTGAGGACGCAGGGGAGTATACGTGCTTGGCGGGTAACTCTATCGGACTCTCCCATCACTCTGCATGGTTGACCGTTCTGGAAG CCCTGGAAGAGAGGCCAGCCGTGATTACCTCGCCCTTGTACCTGGAGATCATCATCTATTGCACAGGGGCCTTCCTCATCTCCTGCATGGTGGGGTCGGTCATCGTCTACAAGATGAAGAGCGGCACCAAGAAGAGTGACTTCCACAGCCAGATGGCCGTGCACAAGCTGGCCAAGAGCATCCCTCTGCGCAGACAGGTAACA GTGTCCGCTGACTCCAGTGCGTCCATGAACTCTGGGGTTCTTCTGGTTCGGCCTTCACGGCTCTCCTCCAGTGGGACTCCCATGCTAGCAGGGGTCTCTGAGTATGAGCTTCCCGAAGACCCTCGCTGGGAGCTGCCTCGGGACAG ACTGGTCTTAGGAAAACCCCTGGGAGAGGGCTGCTTTGGGCAGGTGGTGTTGGCAGAGGCCATCGGACTGGACAAGGACAAACCCAACCGTGTGACCAAGGTGGCTGTGAAGATGTTGAAGT CGgatgcaacagagaaagacttgtCAGACCTGATCTCAGAAATGGAGATGATGAAGATGATTGGGAAGCATAAGAACATCATCAACCTGCTGGGGGCCTGCACGCAGGACG GTCCTTTGTATGTCATCGTGGAGTATGCCTCCAAGGGCAACCTGCGGGAGTACCTGCAGGCCCGGAGGCCCCCAGGGCTGGAATACTGCTACAACCCCAGCCACAACCCAGAGGAGCAGCTCTCCTCCAAGGACCTGGTGTCCTGCGCCTATCAGGTGGCCCGAGGCATGGAGTATCTGGCCTCCAAGAAG tgCATACACCGAGACCTGGCCGCCCGGAACGTCCTGGTGACAGAGGACAACGTCATGAAGATTGCGGACTTCGGCCTCGCACGGGACATTCACCACATCGACTACTATAAAAAGACAACCAAC GGCCGACTGCCTGTGAAGTGGATGGCGCCCGAGGCATTGTTTGACCGGATCTACACCCACCAGAGTGATGT GTGGTCTTTTGGGGTGCTCCTGTGGGAGATCTTCACTCTGGGTGGCTCCCCATACCCTGGTGTGCCTGTGGAGGAGCTTTTCAAGCTGCTGAAGGAGGGTCACCGCATGGACAAGCCCAGTAACTGTACCAACGAGCT GTACATGATGATGCGGGACTGCTGGCATGCAGTGCCCTCGCAGAGACCCACCTTCAAGCAGTTGGTGGAAGACCTGGACCGCATCGTGGCCTTGACCTCCAACCAG GAGTACCTGGACCTGTCCATGCCCCTGGACCAGTACTCCCCCAGCTTTCCCGACACCCGGAGCTCTACGTGCTCCTCAGGGGAGGATTCCGTCTTCTCTCATGAGCCGCTGCCTGAGGAGCCCTGCCTGCCCCGACACCCAGCCCAGCTTGCCAATGGCGGACTCAAACGCCGCTGA
- the FGFR1 gene encoding fibroblast growth factor receptor 1 isoform X6 has protein sequence MWSWKCLLFWAVLVTATLCTARPAPTLSEQDALPSSEDDDDDDDSSSEEKETDNTKPNPVAPYWTSPEKMEKKLHAVPAAKTVKFKCPSSGTPNPTLRWLKNGKEFKPDHRIGGYKVRYATWSIIMDSVVPSDKGNYTCIVENEYGSINHTYQLDVVERSPHRPILQAGLPANKTVALGSNVEFMCKVYSDPQPHIQWLKHIEVNGSKIGPDNLPYVQILKTAGVNTTDKEMEVLHLRNVSFEDAGEYTCLAGNSIGLSHHSAWLTVLEALEERPAVITSPLYLEIIIYCTGAFLISCMVGSVIVYKMKSGTKKSDFHSQMAVHKLAKSIPLRRQVTVSADSSASMNSGVLLVRPSRLSSSGTPMLAGVSEYELPEDPRWELPRDRLVLGKPLGEGCFGQVVLAEAIGLDKDKPNRVTKVAVKMLKSDATEKDLSDLISEMEMMKMIGKHKNIINLLGACTQDGPLYVIVEYASKGNLREYLQARRPPGLEYCYNPSHNPEEQLSSKDLVSCAYQVARGMEYLASKKCIHRDLAARNVLVTEDNVMKIADFGLARDIHHIDYYKKTTNGRLPVKWMAPEALFDRIYTHQSDVWSFGVLLWEIFTLGGSPYPGVPVEELFKLLKEGHRMDKPSNCTNELYMMMRDCWHAVPSQRPTFKQLVEDLDRIVALTSNQEYLDLSMPLDQYSPSFPDTRSSTCSSGEDSVFSHEPLPEEPCLPRHPAQLANGGLKRR, from the exons ATGCTCTCCCCTCCTCGGaggacgatgatgatgatgatgactcctcttcagaggagaaagagacagataaCACCAAACCAAACC CTGTAGCTCCATATTGGACATCCCcagaaaagatggaaaagaaattgCATGCGGTGCCAGCTGCCAAGACAGTGAAGTTCAAATGCCCTTCCAGTGGGACCCCAAACCCCACACTGCGCTGGTTGAAAAATGGCAAAGAATTCAAACCTGACCACAGGATTGGAGGCTAcaag GTCCGTTATGCCACCTGGAGCATCATAATGGACTCCGTGGTGCCCTCTGACAAGGGCAACTACACTTGCATCGTGGAGAATGAGTACGGCAGCATCAACCACACCTACCAGCTGGACGTCGTGG AGCGGTCCCCTCACCGGCCCATCCTGCAAGCAGGGTTGCCCGCCAACAAGACAGTGGCCCTGGGTAGCAACGTGGAGTTCATGTGTAAGGTGTACAGTGACCCACAACCACACATCCAGTGGCTAAAGCACATCGAGGTGAACGGGAGCAAGATTGGTCCAGACAACCTGCCTTATGTCCAGATCTTGAAG ACTGCTGGAGTGAATACCACTGACAAAGAGATGGAGGTGCTTCACTTAAGAAATGTCTCCTTTGAGGACGCAGGGGAGTATACGTGCTTGGCGGGTAACTCTATCGGACTCTCCCATCACTCTGCATGGTTGACCGTTCTGGAAG CCCTGGAAGAGAGGCCAGCCGTGATTACCTCGCCCTTGTACCTGGAGATCATCATCTATTGCACAGGGGCCTTCCTCATCTCCTGCATGGTGGGGTCGGTCATCGTCTACAAGATGAAGAGCGGCACCAAGAAGAGTGACTTCCACAGCCAGATGGCCGTGCACAAGCTGGCCAAGAGCATCCCTCTGCGCAGACAGGTAACA GTGTCCGCTGACTCCAGTGCGTCCATGAACTCTGGGGTTCTTCTGGTTCGGCCTTCACGGCTCTCCTCCAGTGGGACTCCCATGCTAGCAGGGGTCTCTGAGTATGAGCTTCCCGAAGACCCTCGCTGGGAGCTGCCTCGGGACAG ACTGGTCTTAGGAAAACCCCTGGGAGAGGGCTGCTTTGGGCAGGTGGTGTTGGCAGAGGCCATCGGACTGGACAAGGACAAACCCAACCGTGTGACCAAGGTGGCTGTGAAGATGTTGAAGT CGgatgcaacagagaaagacttgtCAGACCTGATCTCAGAAATGGAGATGATGAAGATGATTGGGAAGCATAAGAACATCATCAACCTGCTGGGGGCCTGCACGCAGGACG GTCCTTTGTATGTCATCGTGGAGTATGCCTCCAAGGGCAACCTGCGGGAGTACCTGCAGGCCCGGAGGCCCCCAGGGCTGGAATACTGCTACAACCCCAGCCACAACCCAGAGGAGCAGCTCTCCTCCAAGGACCTGGTGTCCTGCGCCTATCAGGTGGCCCGAGGCATGGAGTATCTGGCCTCCAAGAAG tgCATACACCGAGACCTGGCCGCCCGGAACGTCCTGGTGACAGAGGACAACGTCATGAAGATTGCGGACTTCGGCCTCGCACGGGACATTCACCACATCGACTACTATAAAAAGACAACCAAC GGCCGACTGCCTGTGAAGTGGATGGCGCCCGAGGCATTGTTTGACCGGATCTACACCCACCAGAGTGATGT GTGGTCTTTTGGGGTGCTCCTGTGGGAGATCTTCACTCTGGGTGGCTCCCCATACCCTGGTGTGCCTGTGGAGGAGCTTTTCAAGCTGCTGAAGGAGGGTCACCGCATGGACAAGCCCAGTAACTGTACCAACGAGCT GTACATGATGATGCGGGACTGCTGGCATGCAGTGCCCTCGCAGAGACCCACCTTCAAGCAGTTGGTGGAAGACCTGGACCGCATCGTGGCCTTGACCTCCAACCAG GAGTACCTGGACCTGTCCATGCCCCTGGACCAGTACTCCCCCAGCTTTCCCGACACCCGGAGCTCTACGTGCTCCTCAGGGGAGGATTCCGTCTTCTCTCATGAGCCGCTGCCTGAGGAGCCCTGCCTGCCCCGACACCCAGCCCAGCTTGCCAATGGCGGACTCAAACGCCGCTGA
- the FGFR1 gene encoding fibroblast growth factor receptor 1 isoform X8, with amino-acid sequence MWSWKCLLFWAVLVTATLCTARPAPTLSEQDALPSSEDDDDDDDSSSEEKETDNTKPNPVAPYWTSPEKMEKKLHAVPAAKTVKFKCPSSGTPNPTLRWLKNGKEFKPDHRIGGYKVRYATWSIIMDSVVPSDKGNYTCIVENEYGSINHTYQLDVVERSPHRPILQAGLPANKTVALGSNVEFMCKVYSDPQPHIQWLKHIEVNGSKIGPDNLPYVQILKTAGVNTTDKEMEVLHLRNVSFEDAGEYTCLAGNSIGLSHHSAWLTVLEALEERPAVITSPLYLEIIIYCTGAFLISCMVGSVIVYKMKSGTKKSDFHSQMAVHKLAKSIPLRRQVSADSSASMNSGVLLVRPSRLSSSGTPMLAGVSEYELPEDPRWELPRDRLVLGKPLGEGCFGQVVLAEAIGLDKDKPNRVTKVAVKMLKSDATEKDLSDLISEMEMMKMIGKHKNIINLLGACTQDGPLYVIVEYASKGNLREYLQARRPPGLEYCYNPSHNPEEQLSSKDLVSCAYQVARGMEYLASKKCIHRDLAARNVLVTEDNVMKIADFGLARDIHHIDYYKKTTNGRLPVKWMAPEALFDRIYTHQSDVWSFGVLLWEIFTLGGSPYPGVPVEELFKLLKEGHRMDKPSNCTNELYMMMRDCWHAVPSQRPTFKQLVEDLDRIVALTSNQEYLDLSMPLDQYSPSFPDTRSSTCSSGEDSVFSHEPLPEEPCLPRHPAQLANGGLKRR; translated from the exons ATGCTCTCCCCTCCTCGGaggacgatgatgatgatgatgactcctcttcagaggagaaagagacagataaCACCAAACCAAACC CTGTAGCTCCATATTGGACATCCCcagaaaagatggaaaagaaattgCATGCGGTGCCAGCTGCCAAGACAGTGAAGTTCAAATGCCCTTCCAGTGGGACCCCAAACCCCACACTGCGCTGGTTGAAAAATGGCAAAGAATTCAAACCTGACCACAGGATTGGAGGCTAcaag GTCCGTTATGCCACCTGGAGCATCATAATGGACTCCGTGGTGCCCTCTGACAAGGGCAACTACACTTGCATCGTGGAGAATGAGTACGGCAGCATCAACCACACCTACCAGCTGGACGTCGTGG AGCGGTCCCCTCACCGGCCCATCCTGCAAGCAGGGTTGCCCGCCAACAAGACAGTGGCCCTGGGTAGCAACGTGGAGTTCATGTGTAAGGTGTACAGTGACCCACAACCACACATCCAGTGGCTAAAGCACATCGAGGTGAACGGGAGCAAGATTGGTCCAGACAACCTGCCTTATGTCCAGATCTTGAAG ACTGCTGGAGTGAATACCACTGACAAAGAGATGGAGGTGCTTCACTTAAGAAATGTCTCCTTTGAGGACGCAGGGGAGTATACGTGCTTGGCGGGTAACTCTATCGGACTCTCCCATCACTCTGCATGGTTGACCGTTCTGGAAG CCCTGGAAGAGAGGCCAGCCGTGATTACCTCGCCCTTGTACCTGGAGATCATCATCTATTGCACAGGGGCCTTCCTCATCTCCTGCATGGTGGGGTCGGTCATCGTCTACAAGATGAAGAGCGGCACCAAGAAGAGTGACTTCCACAGCCAGATGGCCGTGCACAAGCTGGCCAAGAGCATCCCTCTGCGCAGACAG GTGTCCGCTGACTCCAGTGCGTCCATGAACTCTGGGGTTCTTCTGGTTCGGCCTTCACGGCTCTCCTCCAGTGGGACTCCCATGCTAGCAGGGGTCTCTGAGTATGAGCTTCCCGAAGACCCTCGCTGGGAGCTGCCTCGGGACAG ACTGGTCTTAGGAAAACCCCTGGGAGAGGGCTGCTTTGGGCAGGTGGTGTTGGCAGAGGCCATCGGACTGGACAAGGACAAACCCAACCGTGTGACCAAGGTGGCTGTGAAGATGTTGAAGT CGgatgcaacagagaaagacttgtCAGACCTGATCTCAGAAATGGAGATGATGAAGATGATTGGGAAGCATAAGAACATCATCAACCTGCTGGGGGCCTGCACGCAGGACG GTCCTTTGTATGTCATCGTGGAGTATGCCTCCAAGGGCAACCTGCGGGAGTACCTGCAGGCCCGGAGGCCCCCAGGGCTGGAATACTGCTACAACCCCAGCCACAACCCAGAGGAGCAGCTCTCCTCCAAGGACCTGGTGTCCTGCGCCTATCAGGTGGCCCGAGGCATGGAGTATCTGGCCTCCAAGAAG tgCATACACCGAGACCTGGCCGCCCGGAACGTCCTGGTGACAGAGGACAACGTCATGAAGATTGCGGACTTCGGCCTCGCACGGGACATTCACCACATCGACTACTATAAAAAGACAACCAAC GGCCGACTGCCTGTGAAGTGGATGGCGCCCGAGGCATTGTTTGACCGGATCTACACCCACCAGAGTGATGT GTGGTCTTTTGGGGTGCTCCTGTGGGAGATCTTCACTCTGGGTGGCTCCCCATACCCTGGTGTGCCTGTGGAGGAGCTTTTCAAGCTGCTGAAGGAGGGTCACCGCATGGACAAGCCCAGTAACTGTACCAACGAGCT GTACATGATGATGCGGGACTGCTGGCATGCAGTGCCCTCGCAGAGACCCACCTTCAAGCAGTTGGTGGAAGACCTGGACCGCATCGTGGCCTTGACCTCCAACCAG GAGTACCTGGACCTGTCCATGCCCCTGGACCAGTACTCCCCCAGCTTTCCCGACACCCGGAGCTCTACGTGCTCCTCAGGGGAGGATTCCGTCTTCTCTCATGAGCCGCTGCCTGAGGAGCCCTGCCTGCCCCGACACCCAGCCCAGCTTGCCAATGGCGGACTCAAACGCCGCTGA
- the FGFR1 gene encoding fibroblast growth factor receptor 1 isoform X7 → MWSWKCLLFWAVLVTATLCTARPAPTLSEQDALPSSEDDDDDDDSSSEEKETDNTKPNRMPVAPYWTSPEKMEKKLHAVPAAKTVKFKCPSSGTPNPTLRWLKNGKEFKPDHRIGGYKVRYATWSIIMDSVVPSDKGNYTCIVENEYGSINHTYQLDVVERSPHRPILQAGLPANKTVALGSNVEFMCKVYSDPQPHIQWLKHIEVNGSKIGPDNLPYVQILKTAGVNTTDKEMEVLHLRNVSFEDAGEYTCLAGNSIGLSHHSAWLTVLEALEERPAVITSPLYLEIIIYCTGAFLISCMVGSVIVYKMKSGTKKSDFHSQMAVHKLAKSIPLRRQVSADSSASMNSGVLLVRPSRLSSSGTPMLAGVSEYELPEDPRWELPRDRLVLGKPLGEGCFGQVVLAEAIGLDKDKPNRVTKVAVKMLKSDATEKDLSDLISEMEMMKMIGKHKNIINLLGACTQDGPLYVIVEYASKGNLREYLQARRPPGLEYCYNPSHNPEEQLSSKDLVSCAYQVARGMEYLASKKCIHRDLAARNVLVTEDNVMKIADFGLARDIHHIDYYKKTTNGRLPVKWMAPEALFDRIYTHQSDVWSFGVLLWEIFTLGGSPYPGVPVEELFKLLKEGHRMDKPSNCTNELYMMMRDCWHAVPSQRPTFKQLVEDLDRIVALTSNQEYLDLSMPLDQYSPSFPDTRSSTCSSGEDSVFSHEPLPEEPCLPRHPAQLANGGLKRR, encoded by the exons ATGCTCTCCCCTCCTCGGaggacgatgatgatgatgatgactcctcttcagaggagaaagagacagataaCACCAAACCAAACCGTATGC CTGTAGCTCCATATTGGACATCCCcagaaaagatggaaaagaaattgCATGCGGTGCCAGCTGCCAAGACAGTGAAGTTCAAATGCCCTTCCAGTGGGACCCCAAACCCCACACTGCGCTGGTTGAAAAATGGCAAAGAATTCAAACCTGACCACAGGATTGGAGGCTAcaag GTCCGTTATGCCACCTGGAGCATCATAATGGACTCCGTGGTGCCCTCTGACAAGGGCAACTACACTTGCATCGTGGAGAATGAGTACGGCAGCATCAACCACACCTACCAGCTGGACGTCGTGG AGCGGTCCCCTCACCGGCCCATCCTGCAAGCAGGGTTGCCCGCCAACAAGACAGTGGCCCTGGGTAGCAACGTGGAGTTCATGTGTAAGGTGTACAGTGACCCACAACCACACATCCAGTGGCTAAAGCACATCGAGGTGAACGGGAGCAAGATTGGTCCAGACAACCTGCCTTATGTCCAGATCTTGAAG ACTGCTGGAGTGAATACCACTGACAAAGAGATGGAGGTGCTTCACTTAAGAAATGTCTCCTTTGAGGACGCAGGGGAGTATACGTGCTTGGCGGGTAACTCTATCGGACTCTCCCATCACTCTGCATGGTTGACCGTTCTGGAAG CCCTGGAAGAGAGGCCAGCCGTGATTACCTCGCCCTTGTACCTGGAGATCATCATCTATTGCACAGGGGCCTTCCTCATCTCCTGCATGGTGGGGTCGGTCATCGTCTACAAGATGAAGAGCGGCACCAAGAAGAGTGACTTCCACAGCCAGATGGCCGTGCACAAGCTGGCCAAGAGCATCCCTCTGCGCAGACAG GTGTCCGCTGACTCCAGTGCGTCCATGAACTCTGGGGTTCTTCTGGTTCGGCCTTCACGGCTCTCCTCCAGTGGGACTCCCATGCTAGCAGGGGTCTCTGAGTATGAGCTTCCCGAAGACCCTCGCTGGGAGCTGCCTCGGGACAG ACTGGTCTTAGGAAAACCCCTGGGAGAGGGCTGCTTTGGGCAGGTGGTGTTGGCAGAGGCCATCGGACTGGACAAGGACAAACCCAACCGTGTGACCAAGGTGGCTGTGAAGATGTTGAAGT CGgatgcaacagagaaagacttgtCAGACCTGATCTCAGAAATGGAGATGATGAAGATGATTGGGAAGCATAAGAACATCATCAACCTGCTGGGGGCCTGCACGCAGGACG GTCCTTTGTATGTCATCGTGGAGTATGCCTCCAAGGGCAACCTGCGGGAGTACCTGCAGGCCCGGAGGCCCCCAGGGCTGGAATACTGCTACAACCCCAGCCACAACCCAGAGGAGCAGCTCTCCTCCAAGGACCTGGTGTCCTGCGCCTATCAGGTGGCCCGAGGCATGGAGTATCTGGCCTCCAAGAAG tgCATACACCGAGACCTGGCCGCCCGGAACGTCCTGGTGACAGAGGACAACGTCATGAAGATTGCGGACTTCGGCCTCGCACGGGACATTCACCACATCGACTACTATAAAAAGACAACCAAC GGCCGACTGCCTGTGAAGTGGATGGCGCCCGAGGCATTGTTTGACCGGATCTACACCCACCAGAGTGATGT GTGGTCTTTTGGGGTGCTCCTGTGGGAGATCTTCACTCTGGGTGGCTCCCCATACCCTGGTGTGCCTGTGGAGGAGCTTTTCAAGCTGCTGAAGGAGGGTCACCGCATGGACAAGCCCAGTAACTGTACCAACGAGCT GTACATGATGATGCGGGACTGCTGGCATGCAGTGCCCTCGCAGAGACCCACCTTCAAGCAGTTGGTGGAAGACCTGGACCGCATCGTGGCCTTGACCTCCAACCAG GAGTACCTGGACCTGTCCATGCCCCTGGACCAGTACTCCCCCAGCTTTCCCGACACCCGGAGCTCTACGTGCTCCTCAGGGGAGGATTCCGTCTTCTCTCATGAGCCGCTGCCTGAGGAGCCCTGCCTGCCCCGACACCCAGCCCAGCTTGCCAATGGCGGACTCAAACGCCGCTGA